One Bdellovibrio bacteriovorus str. Tiberius DNA segment encodes these proteins:
- a CDS encoding DUF2799 domain-containing protein codes for MTMLRVLVLTAMAFQLAGCASYFKKKDCESINWFEHGQKVAMRGQWLNADPVVNECRKVEADIQESQLDKGFKSGVEKYCTNTNAYIIGKSGDFFSRDICEGPQINVLVAEHRKGTVDYCAKSNGFVAGTSGKKYQNVCPKELEPVFLTEYRKGRKKYVQTLIDSKSSEVRSLDMDILHKRNNLSFARSRLSAMEAEKSGLESSKSSAMLNQQSQLVTHFNSQISVLDTHISSKKSEVFSLQSDLSSLENNRDKLQKDISAFKEELPSLDNP; via the coding sequence ATGACGATGTTGCGTGTATTGGTATTGACGGCAATGGCATTTCAATTGGCGGGTTGTGCAAGCTACTTCAAAAAGAAAGACTGCGAATCTATCAACTGGTTTGAACACGGACAAAAAGTAGCCATGCGCGGCCAATGGCTGAATGCCGACCCCGTGGTGAACGAATGCCGCAAGGTCGAGGCCGACATCCAGGAATCCCAGCTGGACAAGGGCTTCAAAAGCGGCGTTGAAAAGTACTGCACGAACACCAACGCCTACATCATCGGTAAAAGCGGTGACTTCTTCTCTCGCGATATCTGCGAAGGGCCACAGATCAATGTTTTGGTTGCTGAACACCGCAAAGGCACCGTGGATTACTGTGCCAAATCCAACGGATTTGTGGCGGGCACCTCGGGCAAAAAATATCAGAACGTCTGTCCAAAAGAACTTGAACCCGTCTTCCTGACGGAATACCGCAAAGGTCGCAAAAAATACGTGCAGACTCTGATCGACAGCAAATCTTCAGAAGTCCGCAGTCTTGATATGGATATTCTGCACAAACGCAACAACCTGAGTTTTGCACGCAGCAGGCTTAGCGCCATGGAAGCTGAAAAAAGCGGCCTTGAATCCAGCAAGTCCTCTGCCATGCTCAACCAGCAAAGCCAGCTGGTGACTCACTTCAATTCTCAGATTTCGGTGCTGGATACACATATCAGCAGCAAAAAATCAGAGGTCTTTTCTTTGCAAAGTGATTTAAGCAGTCTGGAAAACAACCGGGACAAACTGCAAAAAGACATCTCGGCCTTCAAGGAAGAGCTGCCAAGCCTGGACAACCCTTAG
- a CDS encoding hydroxymethylglutaryl-CoA lyase: protein MKKSVVIVEMGLRDGLQNEKTVLDADTRVEFARRLIQAGTKRVEIGAFVSPTWVPQMAGTAEVVQKTFAQVKSGSIPKKTEFSVLVPNERGMMDAIAAGVKEVAIFAACSESFSLKNINCSIDESFKRFEPVMALAKKHKIKVRGYLSTCFGCPFEGKVSEAKVVKLAQRMHKLGVYELSVGDTIGVADVGQVESLFRKLKKVVPVKKLAGHFHDTRGQALANILAAYKLGINVFDTSLGGLGGCPYAPGATGNVATEDVVYMFHGMGVKTGLNLDKLIEINPWMAEKIQHPLPSKVGKVGRLKPLGKVQK, encoded by the coding sequence ATGAAAAAGTCAGTTGTCATTGTGGAAATGGGATTAAGAGACGGTCTTCAGAACGAAAAAACAGTTCTGGATGCCGACACGCGTGTCGAGTTCGCACGACGACTGATTCAGGCTGGAACCAAGCGTGTTGAAATCGGTGCGTTTGTTTCCCCGACCTGGGTTCCGCAAATGGCGGGGACTGCGGAAGTGGTGCAAAAGACTTTTGCTCAGGTAAAGTCCGGATCTATTCCCAAGAAAACTGAATTTTCGGTTCTGGTTCCCAACGAACGCGGCATGATGGACGCCATCGCGGCGGGAGTGAAGGAAGTGGCGATCTTCGCGGCGTGCTCTGAATCCTTCTCTTTGAAAAATATCAACTGTTCTATCGACGAAAGCTTCAAACGTTTTGAGCCGGTGATGGCTTTGGCAAAGAAGCACAAGATCAAAGTGCGCGGTTATCTGTCCACGTGCTTTGGTTGTCCATTTGAAGGCAAAGTGTCTGAAGCCAAAGTGGTGAAGCTTGCTCAGCGCATGCACAAGCTTGGTGTGTACGAGCTTTCCGTCGGCGACACCATCGGTGTGGCGGATGTGGGTCAGGTGGAATCCCTGTTTAGAAAATTGAAAAAAGTGGTTCCGGTGAAAAAGCTTGCCGGGCATTTCCACGATACCCGCGGGCAGGCCTTGGCCAACATCCTTGCGGCGTACAAACTGGGGATCAACGTCTTTGATACCAGCCTGGGTGGCTTGGGTGGATGCCCTTACGCTCCGGGGGCAACAGGCAACGTTGCGACCGAGGATGTGGTTTACATGTTCCATGGTATGGGTGTGAAGACGGGTCTGAATCTGGACAAGCTGATTGAAATCAACCCGTGGATGGCGGAAAAAATCCAGCATCCACTGCCATCAAAGGTCGGCAAAGTCGGCCGTCTGAAACCTTTGGGTAAAGTTCAAAAGTAA
- a CDS encoding acetyl-CoA carboxylase biotin carboxyl carrier protein subunit: MEVKVRIDGVDHKAQAQLIAGTLWVHYNGRVFTQDATTGRKSRKKGGAGGSSDQIVAPMPGKVTKLLLAPGAAVAAGQAVLVMEAMKMEYTLKAEIAGTIDSVNCAVGEQVVLGKALVKIKPASDK, translated from the coding sequence AAGTGAAAGTAAGAATCGACGGTGTTGATCATAAAGCCCAAGCCCAGCTGATCGCCGGGACTTTGTGGGTTCATTATAACGGCCGTGTTTTCACTCAGGATGCCACCACTGGACGTAAGTCCCGTAAAAAAGGCGGCGCGGGCGGTTCTTCGGATCAGATCGTGGCGCCTATGCCGGGCAAAGTGACCAAATTGCTTTTGGCGCCAGGAGCGGCCGTGGCCGCAGGCCAGGCGGTTTTGGTGATGGAAGCCATGAAAATGGAGTACACTTTAAAGGCAGAGATCGCCGGCACTATCGACAGTGTGAACTGCGCCGTCGGCGAGCAAGTGGTATTGGGTAAAGCCCTTGTGAAAATCAAACCAGCATCCGATAAATAG
- a CDS encoding TonB-dependent receptor plug domain-containing protein: protein MKYSVLIASLFLGLAAHAQEAVPSFETVVEDVVFNTSNKVVIDEKTIKDSRAPNITSLLSSQANITVVSTPFQPNSIFIRGGDSGHVMIIVDGVPFYDASTVQRTFNLNSLDIKSVRRIEIIKGGQTVLYGGQALSGVIKIDTIPQEIKSQSSLQGQLGTQNFRDVTVGHTEALNDNNALVVRGHGAWRDAESPVLDSTETYSRNNWNAEGAYVWKGAVDGNLKALFLQDFNTSPTTDRTTNQVMDTEDLEMFTRQIGGSTYMKFNELPFEPRLALSMQNSLRTYEWPVVPVQNPTGTDQKYGANLRTARLDLTPYKSEKISVAAGLSYLYEDFTYRDKGVESVNTFSEQRGVFAKADYEFHPGFSLAVGGRVENWADQDAVSTYQIGLTLFEHTKLEVASGYKIPSLFQLYSSYGNPDLKAERAVQYSLMQEFEISESQSASITFFRSDFTDLIQISGSFPSIKYENVSKTETRGVDISYTIRPWTGGTFIATYGYQEPRNVDTGTWLLRRPLVNGSLKYIQNHDKHTAALELVGAGERMDNGAPISMTAYASTSIPGYVTANAAYSYQWNNNINVFTRLNNLADHRYEETYSFYSEGFSGSVGAEYLF, encoded by the coding sequence GTGAAATATTCAGTTCTGATCGCCAGCCTGTTCCTGGGTTTGGCCGCTCACGCTCAAGAAGCCGTTCCCAGTTTTGAAACCGTTGTTGAGGATGTTGTCTTTAACACCTCCAACAAAGTTGTCATCGACGAAAAAACCATCAAGGATTCCCGCGCTCCGAATATCACCAGCCTGCTTTCAAGCCAGGCCAACATCACCGTCGTCAGCACCCCATTCCAGCCAAACTCCATCTTCATTCGTGGCGGTGATTCTGGACACGTGATGATCATCGTTGACGGCGTTCCGTTCTATGATGCATCCACAGTACAAAGAACCTTCAATCTGAATTCTTTGGATATCAAATCCGTTCGCCGCATTGAAATCATCAAAGGTGGCCAGACAGTGCTTTACGGCGGTCAGGCTTTGTCTGGCGTTATCAAAATCGACACCATTCCTCAGGAAATCAAAAGCCAAAGCTCCCTGCAAGGTCAGCTGGGCACTCAGAACTTCCGTGACGTGACTGTCGGTCACACAGAAGCTTTGAATGACAACAACGCCCTGGTAGTGCGTGGTCATGGCGCATGGAGAGACGCGGAATCCCCAGTGCTTGATTCCACCGAAACTTATTCCCGCAACAACTGGAACGCCGAAGGTGCCTATGTATGGAAGGGCGCTGTTGATGGAAATCTGAAAGCCCTGTTCCTGCAGGACTTCAACACGTCTCCTACCACGGATCGCACCACCAATCAGGTGATGGACACCGAGGACCTTGAAATGTTCACCCGTCAGATTGGCGGTTCCACTTACATGAAGTTCAACGAACTTCCGTTCGAACCACGCCTGGCTTTGAGCATGCAAAACAGCTTGCGCACTTATGAGTGGCCCGTTGTTCCGGTGCAGAACCCAACCGGCACTGACCAGAAATATGGCGCGAATCTTCGCACAGCCCGTCTGGATCTGACTCCGTACAAGTCTGAAAAGATCAGCGTGGCCGCAGGTCTAAGCTATCTGTATGAAGATTTCACTTACCGCGACAAGGGCGTTGAGTCCGTGAACACGTTCTCTGAGCAGCGTGGTGTTTTTGCCAAGGCTGACTATGAATTCCATCCGGGCTTTTCTTTGGCCGTTGGCGGTCGCGTGGAAAACTGGGCCGATCAGGACGCGGTCAGTACTTACCAAATTGGTCTGACGTTGTTTGAGCACACCAAACTGGAAGTCGCGTCCGGATACAAGATTCCTTCCCTGTTCCAGCTGTATTCATCTTATGGAAATCCTGATCTGAAAGCCGAGCGTGCGGTTCAGTACAGCTTGATGCAGGAATTTGAGATCTCGGAAAGCCAAAGCGCCTCTATCACGTTCTTCCGTTCTGATTTCACGGATCTGATCCAGATTTCCGGTTCCTTCCCAAGCATTAAGTACGAAAACGTTTCCAAAACCGAAACCCGCGGTGTGGATATCAGCTACACTATCCGCCCCTGGACTGGTGGTACATTCATCGCGACTTACGGTTATCAAGAACCACGTAACGTCGACACCGGCACGTGGTTGCTTCGTCGTCCACTTGTCAATGGCAGCCTGAAATACATCCAAAACCACGACAAACACACCGCTGCTTTGGAACTGGTGGGTGCTGGCGAACGCATGGATAACGGCGCACCGATCTCCATGACGGCCTATGCCTCCACTTCTATTCCGGGTTATGTGACTGCCAATGCTGCTTATTCCTATCAGTGGAATAACAACATCAATGTCTTCACCCGCCTGAACAATCTGGCAGACCACCGCTATGAAGAAACCTACAGCTTCTATTCAGAGGGCTTCTCTGGCTCTGTGGGTGCGGAATACCTGTTCTAA
- a CDS encoding substrate-binding periplasmic protein — MHFWKALLVIAMVLTGEFVFAKDVCSKQFIVGTNNYQPMYFRNSGGKAGGIDEDLIAAIMARRDCGYNSRGMSRPAAVESLKRGQLDLIMLVAENNIYSDGGADFIPLFRSVRELVVRKSKYKKGQTVADVFGNKKVIFGNLIGSRAVMTESEYQMLLKDSRIIQVPDAVGVYALIQKGRTDAVIATPLLNNYLVKDLKIESDVTLVADRSFTTSLGIYVSRQRVREEERERLEGIVRKMKRDGTIERIISKYLTKDQMSSVTFE, encoded by the coding sequence ATGCATTTCTGGAAAGCGCTTTTGGTCATCGCGATGGTTCTGACTGGTGAATTCGTCTTCGCCAAGGACGTCTGCTCTAAGCAGTTTATTGTGGGCACGAACAACTATCAGCCCATGTACTTTCGAAATTCTGGCGGCAAAGCCGGCGGAATCGATGAAGATCTGATTGCAGCGATCATGGCTCGCCGGGATTGTGGATACAATTCACGGGGCATGTCCCGGCCCGCGGCGGTGGAATCTTTAAAACGTGGTCAGCTGGATCTGATTATGCTGGTGGCTGAAAACAATATCTATTCAGATGGCGGCGCCGATTTTATTCCTTTGTTCCGTTCTGTGCGTGAACTGGTTGTGCGCAAATCGAAATACAAAAAAGGTCAGACGGTCGCGGATGTTTTCGGAAACAAGAAAGTCATCTTCGGGAACCTGATTGGATCGCGCGCGGTGATGACCGAGTCTGAATATCAAATGTTGCTTAAAGACAGTCGAATTATTCAGGTGCCGGATGCCGTTGGAGTCTATGCGCTGATTCAAAAGGGCCGGACGGATGCAGTTATTGCGACTCCGCTTTTGAATAACTATCTGGTCAAGGATTTGAAGATTGAAAGTGATGTGACTTTGGTGGCGGATCGAAGCTTTACCACATCATTGGGTATCTATGTTTCGCGCCAGCGGGTACGCGAGGAAGAGCGCGAAAGACTTGAAGGTATTGTCCGTAAGATGAAAAGAGACGGAACAATCGAAAGAATCATTTCCAAATATCTAACGAAAGATCAGATGTCGTCAGTGACCTTCGAATAG
- the abc-f gene encoding ribosomal protection-like ABC-F family protein: MAITLLQLQSGHKAFGAKVLFDDATFAINEGEHVGVIGPNGAGKSTLFKILVDQEHLDEGIVTKSQQLRLGYLEQESDWDVDQKVEEYLEKNCIKPLWELKQFGLKLGLTEGHFQSHLKQLSGGYRMRVKLLYLIGQEPNLLLLDEPTNFLDLETLLVLESFLQEYKGAFLLISHDREFLRRVTDHILEVESGDIVKFPGSLDDYFEQKQMLAEILQKQVLSQQAKKKSIMDFVTRFGAKATKARQAQSRLKALEKMEVIEVKAAPTHSHIYIPPASPTGKMILEVENVECGYGDKVILKDVTLRLERGNHLGIVGLNGAGKSTLLKSLGEQIPLVRGDIKWGHQVSLSYFAQHTPESLNPDHSVLEAMASAAHKEVTQQDVLNIAGSLLFSGDNVHKKVKVLSGGEKSRVALGQILLQKSPLLLLDEPTNHLDFDTVEALTTALEKYEGTIITVSHDRGFIGRVANKILEVNHGKLTLYPGTYDEYVWSLQKGFLAERDLTEGATTQKVSSEKAAEAPKFNYKEERKKLETQIKKAQKLIEDCDKKIADLTKKRDALNENLMTAAGDKAAGLAKELHELSGAIEELESTMLQAMEDQQNFENELKQLVG; encoded by the coding sequence ATGGCTATCACTCTTCTGCAACTGCAATCCGGCCACAAGGCCTTTGGCGCCAAAGTTCTCTTTGACGATGCCACTTTCGCGATCAACGAAGGTGAACACGTCGGCGTTATCGGTCCCAATGGTGCCGGAAAATCCACTCTGTTTAAAATTCTGGTCGATCAGGAACATCTTGATGAAGGGATCGTGACCAAATCCCAGCAACTGCGTCTGGGTTATCTGGAACAGGAATCCGACTGGGATGTCGATCAAAAGGTCGAAGAATATCTGGAAAAGAACTGCATCAAGCCCCTGTGGGAGCTGAAACAGTTCGGTCTGAAGCTGGGATTGACAGAAGGTCACTTCCAATCTCATCTGAAACAGCTTAGCGGTGGGTACCGCATGCGCGTGAAGCTTTTGTACCTGATCGGTCAAGAGCCGAACCTGCTGTTGCTGGATGAACCGACGAACTTCCTGGATCTGGAAACCCTGCTGGTGCTGGAAAGCTTCCTGCAGGAATACAAAGGTGCGTTCCTGCTGATTTCGCACGACCGCGAATTCCTGCGCCGGGTGACGGATCATATTCTGGAAGTCGAATCCGGCGACATCGTGAAGTTCCCCGGAAGTCTTGATGACTACTTCGAACAAAAGCAAATGCTTGCTGAAATTCTGCAAAAGCAGGTTCTAAGCCAGCAAGCCAAAAAGAAATCCATCATGGACTTTGTCACCCGTTTCGGAGCCAAAGCCACCAAAGCCCGCCAGGCGCAAAGCCGCCTGAAGGCCCTGGAAAAAATGGAAGTCATCGAGGTCAAAGCCGCACCTACTCATTCGCACATTTATATTCCACCGGCCTCCCCGACCGGGAAAATGATTCTGGAAGTGGAAAATGTGGAATGTGGCTATGGCGACAAGGTGATCCTGAAAGATGTAACCCTGCGCCTTGAGCGCGGCAATCATCTGGGCATCGTCGGACTGAACGGAGCTGGCAAGTCCACTTTGCTGAAGTCCCTTGGCGAGCAGATTCCGCTGGTTCGTGGAGACATCAAATGGGGTCATCAGGTCAGCCTGTCCTATTTTGCACAGCACACTCCGGAATCTTTAAACCCTGACCATTCGGTTTTGGAAGCCATGGCTTCTGCCGCCCACAAAGAAGTGACCCAACAGGATGTGCTGAACATCGCCGGCAGTTTGCTGTTCTCGGGTGACAATGTTCACAAGAAAGTGAAAGTCCTTTCCGGTGGCGAAAAGTCCCGCGTGGCTTTGGGACAGATTCTTTTGCAGAAATCGCCGTTGCTATTGCTGGATGAGCCCACGAATCACCTTGATTTTGACACGGTCGAAGCGTTGACCACGGCTTTGGAAAAATACGAAGGCACCATCATCACGGTCAGCCACGATCGTGGTTTTATCGGCCGCGTGGCCAACAAAATCTTAGAGGTGAACCACGGGAAGCTGACTTTGTATCCCGGCACCTATGATGAATACGTCTGGAGTCTGCAAAAAGGCTTTCTGGCAGAACGTGACCTAACTGAAGGCGCAACAACGCAAAAAGTCAGTTCCGAAAAAGCCGCTGAAGCTCCGAAATTCAACTATAAGGAAGAACGAAAGAAGCTAGAGACCCAGATCAAAAAGGCCCAAAAACTGATTGAAGACTGTGACAAGAAGATTGCCGATCTCACGAAAAAGAGAGACGCTTTAAATGAAAATCTGATGACCGCGGCCGGAGACAAAGCCGCAGGCCTTGCCAAAGAGCTGCATGAACTCAGCGGGGCCATTGAAGAGCTGGAATCCACCATGCTGCAAGCCATGGAAGACCAGCAGAATTTTGAAAACGAGCTGAAACAGCTTGTGGGGTAA
- a CDS encoding ATP-binding cassette domain-containing protein, which produces MQNNLFQVTGRSLFYELPHGAKLLNDISFTWNFRRCALVGPNGVGKTTLAKILAGVLEPKSGELRCSQGVVYLEQVSEPTDQTVGEYLMGLWESPVADPAVWGLLLQDIPLEQNLKSLSGGQWTRVRIAEALGRGGGLLILDEPTNNLDREARELVYRFVREYPGCLLLISHDRELLEEVDGIWELSSQGLSSYGGSYSFYEAQKEHERELLEEKIDRARREKKKLEREHHDKLQSQEKRMRAGDAKAAKGGIPRIIVGGLKRRAQETHARINVNEEKRVEKSQENLRELVQAQKLESRLGLDLDAAALPEGKLVFELDHFNISYSSEGSFLWEEPLTCAMRGPRRWALYGRNGAGKTSLLDGLLSRSQAVRTEGVCRLGEVPVQVLDQKYSLLNADHSVLENVMEKSRFDLIETRNRLAQFQFFGDMVQRKTRDLSGGEKLKASLAKILLSQPVPQLLILDEPTNNLDLASLKVLESALGEYAGALLVVSHDEVFLQNIGVEAVLEIR; this is translated from the coding sequence ATGCAAAACAATTTATTTCAGGTGACCGGAAGGTCCCTGTTCTATGAGCTTCCCCACGGGGCGAAGCTTCTGAATGACATTTCATTTACGTGGAATTTTCGTCGGTGCGCCCTGGTCGGTCCCAATGGCGTGGGAAAAACCACGCTGGCAAAAATTCTGGCCGGGGTTCTGGAACCCAAAAGCGGCGAGCTGCGCTGTTCGCAAGGGGTTGTGTATCTGGAGCAGGTCAGTGAACCGACGGATCAAACTGTCGGTGAATATTTGATGGGTCTGTGGGAAAGCCCGGTGGCTGACCCCGCCGTGTGGGGCTTGCTGCTTCAGGATATTCCGCTGGAACAAAACCTTAAATCCCTGAGCGGAGGCCAGTGGACTCGTGTGCGCATTGCCGAAGCCCTGGGCCGTGGTGGTGGTTTGCTGATCCTGGATGAGCCCACGAACAATCTGGATCGCGAGGCGCGCGAACTGGTGTACCGTTTTGTGCGCGAATATCCGGGCTGTTTGCTTCTGATCAGTCACGACCGTGAATTGTTGGAAGAAGTCGACGGTATCTGGGAGCTTTCCAGTCAGGGGCTTTCAAGTTATGGCGGCAGCTATTCCTTTTACGAAGCACAAAAAGAGCACGAGCGGGAATTGCTCGAAGAAAAGATCGACCGGGCACGACGCGAGAAAAAGAAGCTGGAGCGTGAACATCACGACAAGCTGCAATCTCAGGAAAAGCGCATGCGCGCAGGTGATGCCAAAGCCGCCAAGGGCGGGATTCCCCGGATTATTGTCGGAGGACTGAAGCGCCGGGCGCAGGAAACCCACGCCCGCATCAACGTGAATGAGGAAAAGCGTGTGGAAAAGTCGCAGGAAAACTTACGTGAACTGGTACAGGCCCAGAAGCTGGAAAGCCGGCTGGGACTGGATTTGGACGCCGCGGCCCTGCCGGAAGGAAAGCTTGTCTTTGAGCTGGATCACTTCAACATAAGCTATTCGTCAGAGGGTTCTTTCCTTTGGGAAGAACCCTTGACCTGCGCGATGCGCGGACCACGCCGATGGGCTTTGTACGGAAGAAACGGCGCCGGAAAAACCTCGCTGCTGGATGGCTTGCTCAGCCGTTCGCAGGCTGTGCGCACAGAAGGGGTCTGTCGCTTGGGTGAAGTGCCCGTGCAGGTGCTGGATCAAAAGTATTCCCTGCTGAATGCGGATCATTCGGTGCTTGAAAATGTGATGGAAAAATCAAGGTTTGATCTGATTGAGACTCGCAACCGTCTGGCTCAGTTTCAGTTCTTTGGTGATATGGTTCAGCGTAAGACCCGGGATTTGAGCGGAGGCGAAAAGCTGAAGGCCTCTTTGGCGAAAATCCTTCTGTCTCAGCCGGTGCCGCAGTTGCTGATTTTGGATGAACCGACCAACAATCTGGATCTGGCCAGTCTGAAGGTTCTGGAGTCAGCCTTGGGGGAATATGCCGGGGCGTTGCTGGTGGTATCCCACGATGAAGTATTCCTGCAAAACATCGGAGTCGAGGCGGTTTTGGAGATCCGATAG
- a CDS encoding energy transducer TonB, giving the protein MKLKLWILLSVILHLLAVTALQWGASPMSPDLGTVVDLTVTSPAGVSGLPPGPAASVSKPAPTVPAESAKIQTGETTAVAATNTDNTTATDTTNTGTDGGGGDSTAPVGFSEITRLPKVKREFKAQYPEEAKKAAVDGPVILEILIDREGKVRHVQVLSGPGHGLNESAVEALKKFEFQPAFKGEESVAVRIRYTYRFKLEVN; this is encoded by the coding sequence TTGAAACTTAAACTTTGGATCCTATTATCAGTTATTTTGCATCTGCTGGCGGTCACAGCCCTGCAGTGGGGTGCCTCGCCGATGTCCCCGGATCTGGGAACCGTGGTGGATCTGACTGTCACTAGCCCCGCGGGTGTTTCAGGCCTGCCGCCGGGACCTGCGGCTTCTGTCAGCAAACCTGCACCGACTGTTCCGGCGGAGTCTGCAAAAATCCAAACCGGCGAAACAACCGCCGTCGCCGCGACTAACACAGACAACACGACAGCCACCGACACCACAAATACCGGCACTGATGGTGGCGGCGGGGATTCCACCGCCCCGGTGGGTTTCAGCGAAATCACCCGTTTGCCCAAAGTAAAACGGGAATTCAAAGCCCAGTATCCGGAAGAAGCCAAGAAAGCCGCCGTGGACGGGCCCGTCATTCTGGAAATTCTGATTGATCGCGAAGGCAAAGTCCGTCACGTGCAGGTTCTGAGCGGACCGGGTCATGGCTTGAATGAATCGGCAGTGGAAGCCCTGAAAAAGTTCGAATTTCAACCAGCTTTCAAAGGCGAAGAATCTGTTGCTGTTAGGATCCGTTACACCTATAGATTTAAGTTGGAAGTAAATTAA
- the panD gene encoding aspartate 1-decarboxylase: MNISLLRTKIHRATVTGADLNYEGSVSICPDLIKASGLLLNERVDIYNCNNGARFSTYVIKGKKGEICLNGAAARHVQKGDLVIICSYCGLSLDEAKKHEPTVVFVNAKNKVTEKRKEDRKNNK, encoded by the coding sequence ATGAATATTTCATTGCTTAGAACCAAAATTCACCGCGCCACCGTTACCGGAGCAGATTTGAACTATGAAGGCTCCGTCAGCATCTGTCCGGATCTGATCAAAGCCTCTGGTTTGCTGCTGAACGAACGTGTGGATATTTACAACTGCAACAATGGGGCTCGTTTTTCCACCTACGTGATCAAGGGTAAAAAAGGCGAAATCTGCCTGAACGGGGCTGCCGCCCGTCACGTGCAAAAAGGGGATCTGGTGATCATCTGTTCTTACTGTGGTCTGAGCCTGGATGAAGCCAAGAAACATGAGCCGACAGTGGTTTTTGTAAACGCAAAAAACAAAGTCACTGAAAAGCGCAAAGAAGACCGCAAGAACAACAAGTAA
- a CDS encoding lytic transglycosylase domain-containing protein, which translates to MISSTFAMTLAAAGCYFDAGFGQLLQNVHASPTPVSQEHKEAAELFIQLNEKHNFFAARYKGCHIERNAVLCKSFYKDKSAAEKNKDSRLKAAQLTKLIRQQKWTELSNTSESESVRSIGGLSNKDRQNLTEHILNDKTCISPHLATAMAFKLEEKLPDAKVLSTVRALYARTLECSTDKEFSDLGLYRGGLFEIWQDNPEQATVFLKKLSSLSKDIALTSRAQFWMNHAAREQGKSVSANTMEDHFTSFPLSYHILTDYATMADGPYQTVSDLREQRIQTRSSYEDLNGAIQLVEHFMAQQKDSLAKRTLEFIDYAELTEAEPGFQLYVATLLAKFDDMNHQRFMVLSRLFQNHPQFKTLKNLNIYYPLAFEDLVIKHHRDQDPFLLLSLIRQESSFNPNTKSPVGATGLMQIMPRTAKDMKKRVVTDKELLDPSSNIQLGSRYFAALVREFKNDHMKALASYNAGSGNVRKWMKRYPVDNQLLFVDLIPFDETREYVAGILRNQYWYSKLYPELLVTPQMASQTSAQK; encoded by the coding sequence ATGATTTCAAGCACCTTCGCCATGACCCTGGCGGCGGCAGGTTGCTATTTCGATGCCGGTTTTGGGCAGCTGTTACAAAATGTACATGCCAGCCCCACCCCCGTTTCCCAGGAACATAAAGAAGCCGCCGAGCTCTTTATTCAACTGAATGAAAAGCACAACTTCTTTGCCGCCCGCTATAAAGGCTGTCATATCGAACGCAATGCCGTTCTTTGCAAAAGCTTCTATAAAGACAAATCCGCAGCCGAGAAAAACAAAGATTCCCGTCTGAAAGCAGCCCAGCTGACAAAGCTGATTCGTCAGCAGAAATGGACCGAGCTTTCCAACACTTCTGAATCTGAAAGTGTGCGCTCCATTGGAGGTCTTTCAAATAAAGACCGTCAAAACCTGACCGAGCATATTCTGAACGACAAAACTTGCATTTCCCCGCACCTGGCAACGGCAATGGCCTTCAAACTGGAAGAAAAACTTCCCGATGCAAAAGTGCTTTCCACTGTGCGCGCACTGTACGCCCGTACTTTGGAATGCAGCACAGATAAAGAATTCAGTGACCTGGGTCTTTACCGTGGGGGTCTGTTTGAAATCTGGCAGGACAATCCTGAACAGGCCACAGTCTTCCTGAAAAAACTTTCCAGTCTTTCCAAAGACATCGCACTGACTTCCCGTGCACAGTTCTGGATGAATCATGCCGCACGCGAGCAGGGTAAATCCGTATCTGCCAACACCATGGAAGATCATTTCACCAGCTTCCCACTGAGCTATCATATCCTGACAGACTACGCGACGATGGCAGATGGCCCTTATCAGACGGTTTCTGACTTGCGTGAACAGCGCATTCAGACCCGCAGCTCGTATGAAGATCTGAACGGCGCCATTCAGCTGGTTGAGCACTTCATGGCTCAGCAAAAAGACTCGTTGGCTAAACGCACGCTTGAATTTATTGATTACGCTGAACTGACCGAAGCAGAACCGGGCTTCCAGCTTTATGTGGCAACACTGCTGGCAAAATTCGACGACATGAACCACCAGCGTTTCATGGTGCTTAGCCGTTTGTTCCAGAATCATCCCCAGTTCAAAACACTGAAAAATCTGAATATCTATTATCCCCTGGCGTTTGAAGATCTGGTGATCAAACATCACCGCGATCAGGATCCGTTCCTGCTGCTGTCCTTGATCCGTCAGGAAAGCTCATTCAATCCGAACACGAAAAGCCCGGTGGGTGCGACAGGCTTGATGCAGATCATGCCAAGAACAGCCAAGGACATGAAAAAACGCGTCGTCACCGACAAAGAGCTTTTGGATCCTTCCAGCAATATCCAGCTGGGTTCGCGTTACTTTGCAGCGCTGGTCAGGGAATTCAAGAATGATCACATGAAAGCCCTGGCGTCCTACAATGCCGGCAGCGGCAACGTGCGCAAGTGGATGAAACGCTATCCGGTGGACAATCAGTTGTTATTCGTGGATTTGATTCCGTTTGATGAAACCCGCGAATACGTCGCAGGCATCCTGCGCAACCAGTACTGGTATTCAAAACTGTATCCGGAACTGCTTGTGACACCGCAAATGGCATCACAAACATCAGCTCAGAAATAG